The following are from one region of the Salvia hispanica cultivar TCC Black 2014 chromosome 1, UniMelb_Shisp_WGS_1.0, whole genome shotgun sequence genome:
- the LOC125207796 gene encoding putative GEM-like protein 8: MEKTKDREFEDGFPTSPFVASLDRSSSLSEPSRSPSSSDHSAPFTENGEVAEAGRNQKKKLDRKGTSFAYRVREHVKMGPKFSETVKGKLSVGAKIIKKGGRENIFRDIFGVSEGEKLLKASQCYLSTTAGPIAGILFISTQKLSFCSERSITVHSSSGGLIRIPYKVSIPMKKIKAANESGNVNNPTHKYIEIVTEDGYEFWFMGFVRYEKAVVNLRRAISLQH; the protein is encoded by the exons ATGGAGAAAACCAAGGATCGTGAGTTTGAAGATGGTTTTCCGACAAGCCCATTTGTGGCAAGCTTAGATAGATCTTCTTCCTTGTCTGAGCCTTCCCGGAGTCCCTCCTCTTCAGATCACTCTGCTCCCTTTACAG AAAATGGGGAGGTAGCTGAAGCTGGGAGGAATCAGAAGAAGAAATTGGACAGAAAAGGAACCAGCTTTGCTTACAGAGTTCGTGAACATG TGAAAATGGGGCCAAAATTCTCAGAAACAGTGAAGGGGAAGCTGAGTGTTGGAGCCAAGATAATAAAGAAAGGGGGCAGAGAGAATATATTTAGAGACATATTTGGAGTGAGTGAGGGAGAAAAGTTGCTCAAAGCATCCCAATGTTATCTCTCCACAACTGCTGGTCCAATTGCTGGCATTCTCTTCATCTCCACACAGAAACTCTCCTTCTGCAGCGAACGATCCATCACCGTCCACTCCTCCTCCGGAGGCCTCATTCGGATCCCCTACAAG GTTTCGATTCCGATGAAGAAGATAAAGGCAGCAAATGAGAGTGGGAATGTGAACAATCCAACACACAAGTATATAGAGATTGTGACTGAGGATGGGTATGAGTTTTGGTTCATGGGATTTGTGAGGTATGAGAAGGCTGTGGTGAATCTTAGAAGGGCTATTTCCTTGCAACATTGA
- the LOC125201557 gene encoding protein sym-1 encodes MMAANPTTVAQKYYVFSDFRRTHIHTPTSILSCNSIHNNGNSRSRISLASANGLGIYGSKPLALRSFQVSSGGGAGDGSSGGGGSSGGGGGGGSGGGGGGHGSNWSFVSWYLSLLAEHPVITKAVTSAMLTLVGDVICQLFIDQVPSPDLKRTFIFTSLGLVLVGPTLHFWYLYLSKLVTLPGASGTFLRLILDQFIFSPIFIGTFLSTLVTLEGHPSNVIPKLKQEWFSSVVANWQLWIPFQFLNFQFVPQQFQVLAANFIALVWNVILSYKAHKEVPAE; translated from the exons ATGATGGCCGCGAATCCCACAACTGTCGCCCAAAAATACTATGTTTTCTCGGATTTCCGCCGCACCCACATTCATACTccaacttcaattctttctTGCAATTCAATTCACAATAATGGGAATTCTCGCAGTAGGATTTCTCTGGCTTCTGCAAACGGCTTAGGAATATATGGGTCGAAGCCTTTGGCCCTTCGCTCTTTCCAGGTTTCGAGTGGCGGCGGAGCTGGGGACGGTTCTAGCGGCGGCGGAGGCTCTTCCGGTGGAGGTGGCGGAGGCGGCAGTGGTGGAGGAGGCGGAGGCCATGGCAGTAACTGGTCATTTGTTTCATG GTATCTGTCTCTTCTTGCCGAGCATCCTGTGATCACCAAGGCCGTCACTTCAGCAATGTTAACTTTGGTTGGTGATGTTATATGCCAG CTCTTCATTGATCAAGTGCCATCTCCTGATTTGAAGCGGACATTTATTTTCACTTCGTTGGGACTGGTTTTGGTTGGTCCGACATTGCATTTCTG GTATTTGTATCTGAGTAAACTCGTTACCCTCCCCGGAGCTTCTGGAACTTTCTTGAGGCTTATCCTTGATCAG TTTATTTTCTCTCCCATTTTCATCGGGACTTTCCTATCTACATTGGTGACACTTGAGGGACATCCGTCAAACGTAATCCCGAAACTAAAACAG GAATGGTTCTCATCAGTTGTTGCAAATTGGCAACTCTGGATACCATTTCAGTTCCTCAACTTCCAATTTGTTCCACAGCAGTTTCAG GTCCTTGCTGCCAATTTTATTGCCTTAGTATGGAATGTGATTTTGTCCTATAAAGCTCACAAAGAAGTCCCCGCCGAATAG